Proteins co-encoded in one Xiphophorus couchianus chromosome 3, X_couchianus-1.0, whole genome shotgun sequence genomic window:
- the LOC114142083 gene encoding C-type lectin domain family 4 member G-like isoform X1, translated as MKNCGDNDSNPTHNDNREAQEERSGLPNSCLFWGCLWISSILVAGSIVYMNVNMSEQQGSIKDLTTEQKQLTDEIKMVKLSQMSREREELIREREEVTRRREEVTRRREEVTQRREKLNREREELNQKRDELNREREKLTRKREELKQEREEVARKTEEVTQEAEEVTRKTEEVTQEVEEVTRKTEEVTREAEELKWTLGFFQKFDIFSINNYCPAKRCKPCLHDWIFFQKKCYLFYNEAAPWKTWEQSRRFCQDRRADLVVIDDLQEQEFVSKHVKSYFDIQWGYWLGLQQTNNTWTWVDGRVDTLGFWMKEELKPAGPKARLMPGRNLSESWNKADSFFQNKFICEHEAFQRCI; from the exons ATGAAGAACTGCGGGGACAATGACTCCAATCCTACACACAATGACAATC GTGAAGCACAAGAAGAAAGATCAGGACTCCCTAACTCTTGTCTGTTTTGGGGGTGTTTGTGGATTTCTTCTATTCTGGTAGCTGGATCAATCGTCTACA tgaATGTAAACATGAGCGAGCAGCAGGGAAGTATTAAAGACCTTacaacagaacaaaagcaactGACTGACGAAATAAAGATGGTGAAGCTGAGCCAAATGAGTCGAGAGAGAGAAGAGCTGATCCGAGAAAGAGAGGAGGTGACCCGAAGGAGAGAGGAGGTGACCCGAAGGAGAGAGGAGGTGACCCAAAGGAGAGAGAAGTTGAACCGAGAGAGAGAGGAGTTGAACCAAAAGAGAGATGAGCTGaaccgagagagagagaagctcacCCGAAAAAGAGAGGAGCTGAaacaagagagagaggaggTGGCCCGAAAGACAGAGGAGGTGACCCAAGAGGCGGAGGAGGTGACCCGAAAGACAGAGGAGGTGACCcaagaggtggaggaggtgaCCCGAAAGACAGAGGAGGTGACCCGAGAGGCGGAGGAGCTGAAATGGACCCTGGGATTCTTCCAGAAGTTTGACATCTTTTCAATTAATAACTACTGTCCTGCCAAAA GATGTAAGCCGTGCCTGCATGACTGGATTTTCTTTCAGAAGAAATGCTACCTGTTTTACAACGAAGCAGCTCCTTGGAAGACCTGGGAACAAAGTCGAAGGTTCTGTCAGGACAGACGAGCAGATTTGGTTGTAATTGATGATCTGCAGGAGCAG GAATTTGTCAGCAAACATGTCAAATCCTACTTTGATATTCAGTGGGGATACTGGCTGGGGTTACAACAAACTAACAACACCTGGACCTGGGTGGATGGACGTGTAGACACACTCGG GTTCTGGATGAAGGAGGAGCTCAAACCTGCAGGACCAAAAGCCAGGCTGATGCCAGGAAGAAATCTCTCAGAGAGCTGGAACAAAGCAGACAGTTTCTTCCAGAACAAATTCATCTGTGAGCACGAAGCTTTCCAAAGGTGCATCTAA
- the LOC114142088 gene encoding natural killer cells antigen CD94-like — MKSKEDNDIYSTVNIRNEKPSPESRAEEETSTPCRCSLMLLCSLIFSALLAARIVITMHINVMMIKQQETINNVTTENERLIEERKIMEDQNKELNRTLGLILKFENIPAKDLCPNKECKACQKNWILFQKKCYFFYSPHPWLTWSKSRDFCQDKHADLVVIDDQKEQEFVSNHTKYYYDNDHGYWMGLQQTNNNWIWVDGQRDTLGFWVKENLRTSGPKALLIPKRKFTESWAKAGDGFANKFICEREALLGFM, encoded by the exons ATGAAGAGCAAAGAGGACAACGACATTTATTCTACAGTGAATATCAGAAATGAAAAACCTTCTCCAGAAA GTCGAGCAGAAGAGGAAACATCAACACCCTGTCGCTGCTCTCTGATGCTGCTGTGTTCTCTGATTTTTTCTGCCCTCTTAGCTGCAAGAATTGTCATCACCATGCACA ttAATGTGATGATGATCAAGCAACAGGAAACTATCAACAATGTTACCACAGAAAATGAGCGACTGattgaggaaagaaaaataatggaGGACCAGAACAAAGAGCTGAACAGGACACTGGGACTCATCctgaaatttgaaaacattccaGCAAAAGACCTCTGCCCTAACAAAG AGTGTAAAGCGTGCCAGAAGAACTGGATTCTCTTCCAGAAAAAATGCTACTTTTTTTACAGTCCACATCCTTGGCTGACCTGGAGTAAAAGTCGAGATTTCTGTCAGGACAAACATGCAGATTTGGTCGTTATTGATGATCAGAAGGAGCAG GAATTTGTCAGCAATCACACCAAATACTACTATGACAACGACCACGGATACTGGATGGGATTACAACAAACTAACAACAACTGGATCTGGGTTGATGGACAAAGAGACACTCTTGG GTTCTGGGTGAAGGAGAATCTCCGTACTTCAGGTCCAAAAGCGCTGCTGATCCCGAAGAGAAAATTCACAGAAAGTTGGGCCAAAGCAGGTGATGGTTTTGCAAACAAATTCATCTGTGAGCGTGAAGCTCTTCTCGGGTTCATGTAG
- the LOC114142083 gene encoding C-type lectin domain family 4 member M-like isoform X2 has protein sequence MKNCGDNDSNPTHNDNREAQEERSGLPNSCLFWGCLWISSILVAGSIVYMNVNMSEQQGSIKDLTTEQKQLTDEIKMVKLSQMSREREELIREREEVTRRREEVTRRREEVTQRREKLNREREELNQKRDELNREREKLTRKREELKQEREEVARKTEEVTQEAEEVTREAEELKWTLGFFQKFDIFSINNYCPAKRCKPCLHDWIFFQKKCYLFYNEAAPWKTWEQSRRFCQDRRADLVVIDDLQEQEFVSKHVKSYFDIQWGYWLGLQQTNNTWTWVDGRVDTLGFWMKEELKPAGPKARLMPGRNLSESWNKADSFFQNKFICEHEAFQRCI, from the exons ATGAAGAACTGCGGGGACAATGACTCCAATCCTACACACAATGACAATC GTGAAGCACAAGAAGAAAGATCAGGACTCCCTAACTCTTGTCTGTTTTGGGGGTGTTTGTGGATTTCTTCTATTCTGGTAGCTGGATCAATCGTCTACA tgaATGTAAACATGAGCGAGCAGCAGGGAAGTATTAAAGACCTTacaacagaacaaaagcaactGACTGACGAAATAAAGATGGTGAAGCTGAGCCAAATGAGTCGAGAGAGAGAAGAGCTGATCCGAGAAAGAGAGGAGGTGACCCGAAGGAGAGAGGAGGTGACCCGAAGGAGAGAGGAGGTGACCCAAAGGAGAGAGAAGTTGAACCGAGAGAGAGAGGAGTTGAACCAAAAGAGAGATGAGCTGaaccgagagagagagaagctcacCCGAAAAAGAGAGGAGCTGAaacaagagagagaggaggTGGCCCGAAAGACAGAGGAGGTGACCCAAGAGGCGGAGGAG GTGACCCGAGAGGCGGAGGAGCTGAAATGGACCCTGGGATTCTTCCAGAAGTTTGACATCTTTTCAATTAATAACTACTGTCCTGCCAAAA GATGTAAGCCGTGCCTGCATGACTGGATTTTCTTTCAGAAGAAATGCTACCTGTTTTACAACGAAGCAGCTCCTTGGAAGACCTGGGAACAAAGTCGAAGGTTCTGTCAGGACAGACGAGCAGATTTGGTTGTAATTGATGATCTGCAGGAGCAG GAATTTGTCAGCAAACATGTCAAATCCTACTTTGATATTCAGTGGGGATACTGGCTGGGGTTACAACAAACTAACAACACCTGGACCTGGGTGGATGGACGTGTAGACACACTCGG GTTCTGGATGAAGGAGGAGCTCAAACCTGCAGGACCAAAAGCCAGGCTGATGCCAGGAAGAAATCTCTCAGAGAGCTGGAACAAAGCAGACAGTTTCTTCCAGAACAAATTCATCTGTGAGCACGAAGCTTTCCAAAGGTGCATCTAA
- the LOC114142084 gene encoding oxidized low-density lipoprotein receptor 1-like isoform X1, translating to MDDSRDNDSYPAVTSNNRKYSRESEEEEEAEEEAKETSPLRSRLYLAALGVFCVLLAGTAIYMSMKVNKQQENISNLTREKKKLTEQRKIIKNQELSRVSRVGEELFQKKEELSRMRTTLQLVNGDRALLSREMEQLSRETEELSQKRDELNHLYKEKDELSHTRDKLIQEIKRLTQERDKLSQEREELRESLEFIQKFDTFSVKDNCLNKICKPCTGDWILFKKKCYLFYDKPAPWKTWEESRTLCKTKGADLVVINDLEEQKFVSKHLKYYHSEHHGYWMGLQKVNNTWTWVDGRVNTLGFWAKNTVTSPGPKALVIPSQNPSESWKKENNVFMNKFICEHKARLRSN from the exons ATGGACGACAGCAGGGACAATGACTCCTATCCTGCAGTCACTAGTAACAATCGCAAATATTCTCGTGAAA gtgaagaagaagaagaagcagaggaagaagcaaaagaaacatCACCCCTTCGGTCTCGTCTGTACTTGGCGgctttgggggttttttgtgtcCTGCTAGCTGGAACAGCTATCTACA tgaGTATGAAGGTTAACAAGCAGCAGGAAAATATCAGTAATCtcacaagagaaaaaaagaaactgactgAGCAAAGAAAGATAATAAAGAACCAGGAGCTGAGCCGAGTGAGCCGAGTGGGAGAGGAGCTGTTTCAAAAGAAGGAGGAGCTGAGCCGCATGAGAACTACGCTGCAGCTAGTGAACGGAGACAGAGCGTTGCTGAGCCGAGAGATGGAGCAGCTGAGCCGAGAGACGGAGGAGTTGAGCCAAAAGAGAGATGAGCTGAACCACTTGTACAAAGAGAAAGATGAGCTGAGCCACACAAGAGATAAATTAATCCAAGAGATTAAAAGGCTGACCCAAGAGAGAGACAAGCTGAGCCAAGAGAGAGAAGAGCTGAGGGAGAGTCTGGAATTCATCCAgaagtttgacacattttcagttaaagACAACTGCCTCAACAAAA TATGTAAGCCCTGCACAGGTGACTGGATTCTCTTCAAGAAAAAATGCTACCTGTTTTACGACAAACCAGCTCCTTGGAAGACCTGGGAAGAAAGTCGAACGCTCTGTAAGACAAAAGGAGCAGATTTGGTTGTTATTAATGATCTGGAGGAGCAG aaaTTTGTCAGTAAACACCTCAAGTACTACCATAGTGAACACCATGGATACTGGATGGGATTACAGAAAGTTAACAACACCTGGACCTGGGTTGATGGACGTGTAAACACTCTTGG GTTCTGGGCGAAGAACACGGTCACCAGTCCGGGACCAAAAGCTCTGGTGATTCCAAGTCAAAATCCCTCAGAGagctggaagaaagaaaacaatgtgtttATGAACAAATTCATCTGTGAGCATAAGGCTCGACTGAGGTCCAACTGA
- the LOC114142084 gene encoding CD209 antigen-like protein E isoform X3, with the protein MGSSKDDDSDPTLGSTNVGITMTVQQDSINYLTTEKKKLIKEKKMIKFRRLDQMSQEGEEMFRNKEELDRVRAEMSRAMEDIGHLSAEKENVLLKREQNIFQLRAERTKVSQVKDELSQEKHKLNLERDELTQQINKLSQEREELRESLEFIQKFDTFSVKDNCLNKICKPCTGDWILFKKKCYLFYDKPAPWKTWEESRTLCKTKGADLVVINDLEEQKFVSKHLKYYHSEHHGYWMGLQKVNNTWTWVDGQKDTLGFWAKNTVTSPGPKALVIPSQNPSESWKKENNVFMNKFICEHKARLRSN; encoded by the exons ATGGGGAGCAGCAAGGATGATGACTCCGATCCTACACTGGGTAGCACAAATG TGGGCATAACGATGACAGTGCAACAGGACAGTATCAATTACCTTacaacagaaaagaagaaactgattaaggaaaaaaagatgattaaGTTCCGCAGGTTGGACCAAATGAGCCAAGAGGGAGAGGAGATGTTCAGAAATAAAGAGGAGCTGGACCGAGTGAGAGCTGAGATGAGTCGGGCGATGGAAGACATAGGACATCTGAGtgcagaaaaggaaaatgttttgctcaagagagagcaaaacattttccaactgAGAGCGGAGCGTACCAAAGTGAGCCAAGTGAAAGATGAGCTGAGCCAGGAGAAACATAAGCTGAATCTAGAGAGAGATGAGCTGACCCAACAGATTAATAAGCTGAGCCAAGAGAGAGAAGAGCTGAGGGAGAGTCTGGAATTCATCCAgaagtttgacacattttcagttaaagACAACTGCCTCAACAAAA TATGTAAGCCCTGCACAGGTGACTGGATTCTCTTCAAGAAAAAATGCTACCTGTTTTACGACAAACCAGCTCCTTGGAAGACCTGGGAAGAAAGTCGAACGCTCTGTAAGACAAAAGGAGCAGATTTGGTTGTTATTAATGATCTGGAGGAGCAG aaaTTTGTCAGTAAACACCTCAAGTACTACCATAGTGAACACCATGGATACTGGATGGGATTACAGAAAGTTAACAACACCTGGACCTGGGTTGATGGACAAAAAGACACTCTAGG GTTCTGGGCGAAGAACACGGTCACCAGTCCGGGACCAAAAGCTCTGGTGATTCCAAGTCAAAATCCCTCAGAGagctggaagaaagaaaacaatgtgtttATGAACAAATTCATCTGTGAGCATAAGGCTCGACTGAGGTCCAACTGA
- the LOC114142087 gene encoding dromaiocalcin-1-like isoform X3 codes for MEDRVNRDSYSTVPVTKDKLSPESEAEEEPTVFTKSRLYLVGLGIFVALVTTTLIYMSVKMATVLENIKDLKMKKSQLLLETTIMERQINALTLEIDKECGPCPDDWILFNQKCYMFYDEAAPWKTWEESRRFCQDRGADLLAIGDLAEQKFINKHIKYYQSEYHGYWIGLQHVNNTWTWVDGRRDTLGFWAKNTVTSPGPKALVIPSQNPSESWKKENNVFMNKFICEHKARLRSN; via the exons GTGAAGCAGAAGAGGAACCAACAGTATTCACTAAGTCTCGTCTGTATTTGGTGGGTTTGGGGATTTTTGTTGCCCTGGTAACTACAACACTCATCTACA tGAGTGTAAAGATGGCCACGGTGCTGGAAAATATCAAGGaccttaaaatgaaaaaaagtcagCTGCTTCTGGAAACTACGATAATGGAGAGACAGATCAACGCACTCACCCTAGAGATCGACAAAG AGTGTGGGCCGTGCCCGGATGACTGGATTCTCTTCAACCAAAAATGCTACATGTTTTACGACGAAGCAGCTCCTTGGAAGACCTGGGAAGAAAGTCGAAGGTTCTGTCAGGACAGAGGAGCAGATTTGCTTGCAATTGGTGATCTGGCGGAGCAG AAATTTATCAACAAACACATCAAATATTACCAAAGTGAATACCACGGATACTGGATAGGACTACAACATGTTAACAACACCTGGACCTGGGTTGATGGACGAAGAGACACTCTTGG GTTCTGGGCGAAGAACACGGTCACCAGTCCGGGACCAAAAGCTCTGGTGATTCCAAGTCAAAATCCCTCAGAGagctggaagaaagaaaacaatgtgtttATGAACAAATTCATCTGTGAGCATAAGGCTCGACTGAGGTCCAACTGA
- the LOC114142083 gene encoding C-type lectin domain family 4 member M-like isoform X3: protein MKNCGDNDSNPTHNDNREAQEERSGLPNSCLFWGCLWISSILVAGSIVYMNVNMSEQQGSIKDLTTEQKQLTDEIKMVKLSQMSREREELIREREEVTRRREEVTRRREEVTQRREKLNREREELNQKRDELNREREKLTRKREELKQEREEVARKTEEVTQEAEEVTREAEELKWTLGFFQKFDIFSINNYCPAKRCKPCLHDWIFFQKKCYLFYNEAAPWKTWEQSRRFCQDRRADLVVIDDLQEQEFVSKHVKSYFDIQWGYWLGLQQTNNTWTWVDGRVDTLGFWMKEELKPAGPKARLMPGRNLSESWNKADSFFQNKFICEHEAFQRCI, encoded by the exons ATGAAGAACTGCGGGGACAATGACTCCAATCCTACACACAATGACAATC GTGAAGCACAAGAAGAAAGATCAGGACTCCCTAACTCTTGTCTGTTTTGGGGGTGTTTGTGGATTTCTTCTATTCTGGTAGCTGGATCAATCGTCTACA tgaATGTAAACATGAGCGAGCAGCAGGGAAGTATTAAAGACCTTacaacagaacaaaagcaactGACTGACGAAATAAAGATGGTGAAGCTGAGCCAAATGAGTCGAGAGAGAGAAGAGCTGATCCGAGAAAGAGAGGAGGTGACCCGAAGGAGAGAGGAGGTGACCCGAAGGAGAGAGGAGGTGACCCAAAGGAGAGAGAAGTTGAACCGAGAGAGAGAGGAGTTGAACCAAAAGAGAGATGAGCTGaaccgagagagagagaagctcacCCGAAAAAGAGAGGAGCTGAaacaagagagagaggaggTGGCCCGAAAGACAGAGGAGGTGACCCAAGAGGCGGAG GAGGTGACCCGAGAGGCGGAGGAGCTGAAATGGACCCTGGGATTCTTCCAGAAGTTTGACATCTTTTCAATTAATAACTACTGTCCTGCCAAAA GATGTAAGCCGTGCCTGCATGACTGGATTTTCTTTCAGAAGAAATGCTACCTGTTTTACAACGAAGCAGCTCCTTGGAAGACCTGGGAACAAAGTCGAAGGTTCTGTCAGGACAGACGAGCAGATTTGGTTGTAATTGATGATCTGCAGGAGCAG GAATTTGTCAGCAAACATGTCAAATCCTACTTTGATATTCAGTGGGGATACTGGCTGGGGTTACAACAAACTAACAACACCTGGACCTGGGTGGATGGACGTGTAGACACACTCGG GTTCTGGATGAAGGAGGAGCTCAAACCTGCAGGACCAAAAGCCAGGCTGATGCCAGGAAGAAATCTCTCAGAGAGCTGGAACAAAGCAGACAGTTTCTTCCAGAACAAATTCATCTGTGAGCACGAAGCTTTCCAAAGGTGCATCTAA
- the LOC114142084 gene encoding C-type lectin domain family 4 member G-like isoform X2, whose protein sequence is MGSSKDDDSDPTLGSTNGEKEEDELPSPFQSRLFLACLGIFVVLAAGAIIYMGITMTVQQDSINYLTTEKKKLIKEKKMIKFRRLDQMSQEGEEMFRNKEELDRVRAEMSRAMEDIGHLSAEKENVLLKREQNIFQLRAERTKVSQVKDELSQEKHKLNLERDELTQQINKLSQEREELRESLEFIQKFDTFSVKDNCLNKICKPCTGDWILFKKKCYLFYDKPAPWKTWEESRTLCKTKGADLVVINDLEEQKFVSKHLKYYHSEHHGYWMGLQKVNNTWTWVDGQKDTLGFWAKNTVTSPGPKALVIPSQNPSESWKKENNVFMNKFICEHKARLRSN, encoded by the exons ATGGGGAGCAGCAAGGATGATGACTCCGATCCTACACTGGGTAGCACAAATG gtgaaaaagaagaagatgaacTGCCATCACCCTTTCAGTCTCGTCTGTTCTTGGCGTGTTTGGGGATTTTTGTTGTCCTGGCAGCTGGAGCAATCATCTACA TGGGCATAACGATGACAGTGCAACAGGACAGTATCAATTACCTTacaacagaaaagaagaaactgattaaggaaaaaaagatgattaaGTTCCGCAGGTTGGACCAAATGAGCCAAGAGGGAGAGGAGATGTTCAGAAATAAAGAGGAGCTGGACCGAGTGAGAGCTGAGATGAGTCGGGCGATGGAAGACATAGGACATCTGAGtgcagaaaaggaaaatgttttgctcaagagagagcaaaacattttccaactgAGAGCGGAGCGTACCAAAGTGAGCCAAGTGAAAGATGAGCTGAGCCAGGAGAAACATAAGCTGAATCTAGAGAGAGATGAGCTGACCCAACAGATTAATAAGCTGAGCCAAGAGAGAGAAGAGCTGAGGGAGAGTCTGGAATTCATCCAgaagtttgacacattttcagttaaagACAACTGCCTCAACAAAA TATGTAAGCCCTGCACAGGTGACTGGATTCTCTTCAAGAAAAAATGCTACCTGTTTTACGACAAACCAGCTCCTTGGAAGACCTGGGAAGAAAGTCGAACGCTCTGTAAGACAAAAGGAGCAGATTTGGTTGTTATTAATGATCTGGAGGAGCAG aaaTTTGTCAGTAAACACCTCAAGTACTACCATAGTGAACACCATGGATACTGGATGGGATTACAGAAAGTTAACAACACCTGGACCTGGGTTGATGGACAAAAAGACACTCTAGG GTTCTGGGCGAAGAACACGGTCACCAGTCCGGGACCAAAAGCTCTGGTGATTCCAAGTCAAAATCCCTCAGAGagctggaagaaagaaaacaatgtgtttATGAACAAATTCATCTGTGAGCATAAGGCTCGACTGAGGTCCAACTGA